The genomic window CGAAGACTGTTCGGTGCCCGCCTGTGCCATGTGACTCTTGCCCGAGTACCAGAGGCAGAAATCGAGCGTCTACGTGCGAAAGGCGTGATTTTGCAGCAGCGGCGGATTGCGAATGCCCAAGCCAAAGGGCGAGATTGGCAGGAACGATCAATGCCCATGCGGGAGCGGCAAGAAGTGGGAGAAATGTCACGGGCAGCGGACGTAGAAACTTTTCGACAGCGTGGTGGCGGTTACCTTTGCCCGAATCTACCCCAGAACACCTAGAAAGCAGAGGGCGGCAAGAGCGCGCTCCAAGCGCTCTAGAGCAGAGGAAGGAAGAACGTCGGGACGCACGTTGGAGAAAAATTGGAGAAGCGCCGCGCGAAAAGCGCGAAGAAGCAATCAAGTGTTTGAAATCGTTGGCGCTCCCTAGGGGAATCGAACCCCTGTTTCAGCCTTGAGAGGGCCGCGTCCTAACCGCTAGACGAAGGGAGCAAGCGCGAGGGCAACGGAATAACCTTGAAACGCCGCTGCTGCAAGGTGTGGGACGTGCATCTCCTGTATTCCCGGCAGCTTTTTGGACGGACTGGTTACCTGCAGGTCTGACGGCCAGTTCCCCCAACGAGGGAGCCTCGCCCTCACCCGCAATTTGGAGCCTTGCGGCCCGCCGACAATTCGGCACCTTCCGACGTGGCCAAAAATTGACGCCTTATGGCTCGTTCGCAAATTTGAGGCGGCCAGCCGGCTTCAGCGTCTTGGCATCAAAAGTGCGGATTTCAGTCATGCCGCCGATATCAATCGTCACCGCCAGCCTCTCGCCCGCCGCTGCCGTTGAGACGATGCGCGCGCCCTTGGGCAGGGTGGCGGTGATGTCGACCGTCGAGACACTTCCCTCAGTCTTGAAAAGACGGTAGCCGATGACGAACAGCAGCGCGCCGACGCCGACCGCGGTGGTCAGGCCGGCAATCAGCATCATCCGGCGCACCCGCGCGATCAGGGCAGCTTGCTCAGGGGTCGGATCGGGCGCAACAGTTTCAGTCATGCAAGACTCTTTTGAAAACGAGACGAACCGCCATGAAGTGACGGTGGGGGGCCATGAGGGATCCCGGCGGTTGGATCGCGTGCTGGCCGTGCACAGCCCGGACCTGTCCCGCTCGCGCCTGAAGGCGCTGATTCTCGCCGGACAGGTGAGCATCGGGGCCAACCCGGTGCGGGACCCCGCTTATCACGTCAATGCCGGGGATACGATCACAATCGACGTGCCTCCTGCCGTGGCCGCCGAGCCTGAGGGCGAGGATATCCCGCTCGACATCGTCTTTGAGGACGACGACCTCATCGTCATCAACAAGCCGAAGGGGCTGGTGGTCCATCCCGCCGCGGGACATGAAAGCGGAACGCTGGTGAACGCGCTGATAGCCCATTGTGGGGCCAGCCTTTCAGGCATCGGCGGCGTCAAGCGGCCCGGCATCGTGCATCGCCTGGATAAGGACACCACCGGCCTGATGGTGGTCGCCAAGAACGACCGGGCCCATCAGTCGCTGTCGGCGCAGTTCGCGGACCACGGCCGGACCGGTGAGATGCGTCGCGGCTATATGGCATTTGCGTGGGGATCGCCCGGCCGGCAGCGCGGCACGATCGACCAGCCTATCGACCGCCACCCCTACAATCGTGAAAAAATGGCGGTCCGCCAGGGCGGCCGCGAGGCCGTCACCCATTGGGAGATCTTGGAGACTTTCACAGGGAAGGACAGCAAGCCGGTGGCGTCCCTGCTCGCCTGCCAGTTGGAGACCGGCCGCACCCACCAGATCCGGGTTCACCTCGCCCACCTTGGCCATCCTCTGCTGGGCGACGATGTTTATGGCGCGGGATTCAAGACCAAATCCCATCAACTCGGCCCGCAAAGTCAGGCGACGCTCAGCTCGTTGGGCCGGCAAGCGCTCCATGCATATTTGCTGGTCTTGGAACATCCGACGACGGGAGAAATTCTTCATTGGGAAGCGCCGTTGCCGGAGGATTTGGTTCTTCTTGAGGCCGCGCTCCGTAGCACAAGCTAATTCGGACGCGCCCAAAAGCCGCATGGTTACAGATATTTAACCAGCGTCACAAGATCGTGACCCCTTTTTGTTCTTCCCCCGGCGGCATCGCGTGGTGTATGTTGCACCTGCGCTCGGGATTGGCCCGAGCGGAACATTGCAGCGCCGCTGGCTTTGACACAGCAGCAGGCCTGCCTGGCCCGCCGCTATCGGGGGCCTGAACAATGGAGGGCGCAATATGGCCCGTGCCGCCACACTTCCGGTTCTCAACGGAGAATCCGGCCTTGCACATTACCTCGCCGAAATTCGCAAATTCCCGATGCTTGAGCCGCAGGAGGAATACATGCTGGCCAAGCGTTGGCGCGAGCATGATGATCGCGATGCGGCGCATAAGCTCGTCACCAGCCACCTGCGACTCGTGGCCAAGATTGCCATGGGCTATCGCGGCTACGGCCTGCCGATTTCCGAAGTCGTCTCGGAAGGCAACGTCGGCCTGATGCAGGCGGTGAAACGCTTCGAGCCCGAAAAGGGGTTCCGTCTTGCCACGTACGCAATGTGGTGGATCAAGGCGTCGATACAAGAGTACATCCTGCGTTCGTGGTCGCTGGTCAAAATGGGCACCACCGCGAACCAGAAGAAGCTGTTCTTCAATCTGCGCAAGGCGAAGAGCAAGATCTCCGCGCTTGATGAGGGCGATATGCACCCCGATCAGGTGAAGCAGATCGCGACCCGCCTCGGCGTTGCGGAGCAGGACGTCATCGACATGAACCGCCGTCTCGGTGGCGATGCGTCGCTGAACGCACCGATCCGCGACGACGGCGAACCGGGTGAATGGCAGGACTGGCTGGTCGATACCGCACCAAACCAGGAAGCCATCATGGCCGAAAGCGAGGAGTTCGATCACCGCCGCAACGCGCTTGCCGGCGCGATGGGCGTGCTCAACGACCGCG from Nitrobacteraceae bacterium AZCC 1564 includes these protein-coding regions:
- a CDS encoding RNA polymerase sigma-32 factor (product_source=KO:K03089; cath_funfam=1.10.10.10,1.10.601.10; cog=COG0568; ko=KO:K03089; pfam=PF00140,PF04542,PF04545; superfamily=88659,88946; tigrfam=TIGR02392) yields the protein MARAATLPVLNGESGLAHYLAEIRKFPMLEPQEEYMLAKRWREHDDRDAAHKLVTSHLRLVAKIAMGYRGYGLPISEVVSEGNVGLMQAVKRFEPEKGFRLATYAMWWIKASIQEYILRSWSLVKMGTTANQKKLFFNLRKAKSKISALDEGDMHPDQVKQIATRLGVAEQDVIDMNRRLGGDASLNAPIRDDGEPGEWQDWLVDTAPNQEAIMAESEEFDHRRNALAGAMGVLNDRERRIFEARRLADEPMTLEDLAAEFGVSRERVRQIEVRAFEKVQAAVKTAIAKQERELETAY
- a CDS encoding hypothetical protein (product_source=Hypo-rule applied; superfamily=50969; transmembrane_helix_parts=Inside_1_24,TMhelix_25_47,Outside_48_110), translated to MTETVAPDPTPEQAALIARVRRMMLIAGLTTAVGVGALLFVIGYRLFKTEGSVSTVDITATLPKGARIVSTAAAGERLAVTIDIGGMTEIRTFDAKTLKPAGRLKFANEP
- a CDS encoding 23S rRNA pseudouridine1911/1915/1917 synthase (product_source=KO:K06180; cath_funfam=3.10.290.10,3.30.2350.10; cog=COG0564; ko=KO:K06180; pfam=PF00849,PF01479; smart=SM00363; superfamily=55120,55174; tigrfam=TIGR00005); the protein is MQDSFENETNRHEVTVGGHEGSRRLDRVLAVHSPDLSRSRLKALILAGQVSIGANPVRDPAYHVNAGDTITIDVPPAVAAEPEGEDIPLDIVFEDDDLIVINKPKGLVVHPAAGHESGTLVNALIAHCGASLSGIGGVKRPGIVHRLDKDTTGLMVVAKNDRAHQSLSAQFADHGRTGEMRRGYMAFAWGSPGRQRGTIDQPIDRHPYNREKMAVRQGGREAVTHWEILETFTGKDSKPVASLLACQLETGRTHQIRVHLAHLGHPLLGDDVYGAGFKTKSHQLGPQSQATLSSLGRQALHAYLLVLEHPTTGEILHWEAPLPEDLVLLEAALRSTS